The sequence AGTTCTGGCGAAGTGGCAGGCGACGTCTAATGACGAGATGGGTGGTCATCTGAAAAGGAATGGAAAGCTGTAAGTTGAGGCACGCGGCAGGTGCATTCTCCTACGGCTTCGCCGCCCTGACAGCACAGCTGTCAGGGCCACCCTTACGGTCGCTGTGCTGAAATTGAGTTTGTTGAGGAATGTCTGTGCCACTTCAGGTGGTGAGTGTCGGAGATTGGGATTAGATAGCGAGCGGAAGCGTTCGTTCTGCAGGTTCTAGGAGGAGTGGTGATGGGGAATCGGTTGCGGTTTCGGTCGGGTCAGGTGCAGTTGGTGAAGGTGCCGGTGGATTCGGCTTCAGTGATTGAGGCGGGGGATCTGGTGTTCCTCGACAGTGGTGAGGTGAAGGCGGCGGCGGATTTTGCGTGGGACACGGATCTGGCGACGACGCAGGGGGCGTTTGCGGACGTATTCCTGGGGGTGGCTCATCAGGCCTCGGAGGCGGGCGAGGCGGAGCCGGTTTCGGTCGATGTGAGTCCGTTCTCGGTCTATGAGTTCGATGTGCAGAGTGCTTCGTACGGATTCGGGGATGTGCTGGGGCCGGACGAGCTGTCGTCGGCGTTGATGAATCAGCAGCTGGAAGGTGTGGGTTCGGCGGCGAATGGGATTGCCCGGGCGATGGAGACGCGATCGGGGGGATCGTTGCGGGTGAGTTTTGCATCTGCGTTTCATGCGGGTTCGGCGAATGCGGCGGCGGTGGTGGGGTAGGAGTTAGGCGCTGGGCGCTGGGCGGTAGGTGCTAGGGTTTAGGGGTGGGGCCGGTGGTGGTTGCTCTCTGGGAATAGTGATTGCGATTGTTGCGATTTGATAGAAGGTGATTGTTGATGCGTGGGCAGAATTTGCGGGAGCTGGTGGAGTCGCTGGGGGCGGAGGCGTTCTATGGGAAGGCGTGTTCGCTGCTCAATGAGGGGGAGCTGACGGTTGATGACTTCAGCTATTACGAGCTGGCGGATGCGTGCCAGGTGTTGCCGCGATTGCGGTCGGTCCAGGAGTCTCTGCAGGGGCAGCCGGTTTCTGCGGCGTTGCTGCGGGAGTCGAATCCTGGAGTGGGGACGACGCTGTTTCAGGTGATGTCGGGTGAGCTGATTGGCCGGAAGGTGCTCGAAGGTTACGAGAACGACGACGGATTCATTGGCGACAAGCTGGTGACGGTGGTGAGGAGTTCGCTGCGGAATCAGAAGCTGGTCGGCTTTCGGGCACTGGCGGGGCCGACGGAGGTGCCGGAGGGGCATCCGTATGAGGAGTCGACGTTCGAAGAGAAGTACGTGACGACGGCGGAGGCGAAGCAGGGGCGGATTCTGTCGATCAACGAGGAGTTGATCGCGTTTGATCAGAGTGGCGAGATCAACCGGCGGGCGATGGCGCTGGGGCATTATCTGCGGCAGGAACGGGAGCGGACGATTGTTCGTGGCGTGACGGACGCGGACGCCGGCCAGGGGAAGTATGTCTATCGGCCGAGCGGCAGTGGTGCGTCTCTGTATGCGACGGATGGTTCGCGTCGGAACTGGGTGGGCGTGGGGAATACGACGTCGCCGGATTTTGACGCCGCGGTGCCGCTGGTGGACTGGACGGACATTGAGGAGGTGCTGCACTACCGGGCGACCCAGGTGCGGGACGATCGGATTGATGGGACATCGCGGCCGGTGATTGCTCCGGCGAAGTATGTGCTGGTGCCGGAGGCGTTGCGGGGAACGGCGAGGGGAATCGTGCATGCGACGGAGGTTCGTCAGGTGACGGCTGACGGAGAGATGTCGGTGGCGAATCCGTTTGGCGGAATGCTGGATGTGCTGAGTTCGCCGTTCATTGATGAGCAGGGGGGAGCGGCGGCCAGTGACTGGTATGTCGGTGACTTTGCGCGTCAGTTTGTGTGGACTGAGATCTGGCCGGTGCAGACGTTCCTGCAGCGATCGGAGAGTGAAGCGGCGTTCGAGCGGGATGTGGTGCTGCGAGTGAAGGCGCGGTACTTCGGAGGGATCTCGGCGGTTGATACGGCGTATGTGACGAAGGTGGATGGGGAGTGATTGTCGGGCGGGTGTGACGATCCGGTGAGGTGATTGCATGCCCACGCGAGCGTGGGCATGGCACCCTGCTTTGGGTGTGATCATGAGAGGCACTGGCGGGACGCCAGTGGCACACGGTTGAGCCTGGAGTTCTGTGAAGGCATGCCCACGCGAGTGTGGGCATGCACGTTGAGTGTGAATAGCCGAGGCCATGCTTTGGGTGTGATCATGAGCGGCACTGGCGAGACGTCAGTGGCACCCTGCCGCGATTGAATTGATGCGGGCATGTTAGATATGGGAATGAGGGCATGAAGTACTGCGGGAAGGTGGTGAGTGGGGATTACAGCCGGGTGGTGGCGATGGGGCGGCCGGATGGTTCGAGCTGGGAGGTTTGTGTTCGTCCGTTGCGGTTGAGTTTTCATCGGGTGTTGCGGGAACGAGGAGTGATGATGCCGCAGCCGCCGACTCGGGTCTCGCGGGATTCGCAGGGGCGGGTGATTCGGGATGCGGATGGCGTGGCGGTTCTGCAGCGCGATGAGAGTGACGCCGGCTACCTGGCGGCGGTGGAGAAGTACCATCAGCGGGTGGCGACGCTGATTGTGTGGGAATCGCTGCGGGAGGATTCGCGGTTTGAGTTTGAGGTGAAGGAGCCGGCGGAGGGCGGGGACTGGGGTGCGTTCGCGGATGCTTTGTATGTCGAGTTGGAAGAAGCCGGCTGGACGGCGGGGGACGTGATCTGGTTCTGTGAGCAGGTGGCGGAGTTGAGTCAGTTGAGTGCGGGGCATGTGCGGGAGGCCCGCGCGGATTTTTTCTGAGTGGCGAGGCGGAGGCTTCGCTGCATTCGCCTCGCGGAGTGGTCTATCTGGAGTTGCGTGTGTGCGAACGGCTGGGGATGCGGAGGCCTGAGTTCCGGAGGATGCGGTACGAAGAGCAGGTTTCGTTGCTGGCCTATGAGCGGTTGCGGCAGGAGGAAGAGGCGGCGATTCGTGGGGCGACTTCTTGAGAGGGGGGCGGGGTGAGTGACCTGGAGAGTCTGGCGGGTGTGGCTGGCAGTGAACTGAGTACGGAGCAGATCCATGCGATTCTGAACCAGATTGATCTGGATGTGTTGAATCTGGTGCGGGATGGGAAGCTGTCGGCGTTGAAGTATGCGGTGGGGACTGATCCGAGAGCGAGTGTCGATCGGAAGGCGAACCTGGAAGCGTTGCTGAAGGCTCGGAAGCAGTATGAAGAACTGCTGCGGGAGCGGCTGAAGCGTGAGGGGGATGCGGAACCAGGTTGGGAGGTTTCGCAGGCGGAGGTGTGGGATCGGTCGTGATGGAAACGCACCGGCAGAGCCAGTGGCAGACGGCGACTCAGTAGGGAGGTGCGGGGATGTTGGCGGGATTGATTGAAGCGGATCTGGGAGTGGCGTTCGCAGATTTGGGGGATGAGATGGTTTATCGGATCGTGTCTACGGAAGTGGATGTGGAAGCAGGGACGGTGACGGAGTCGTGGGACGACCGGGATGTGGTCGGCCTGGTGGGGACGGTTCGTGACGAAGGGATTGAGAAGGCAGCCGAGCAGACGCGGGGGGCGAAGTTGCAGGTGCTGGTACGGAGCGAGGAGTTGCCGGAGGACTGTCCGGCGTTGACGGACCGGGTGATTGTGCGTGGCGAAGAGTATGCGATCGAGGAGTTCCGCTACATGAGTGAGGGGGGATTGTTCGACCTGGCCGTGCGGCGTCGGTGAATCGACGGCGCTGGGCGGAGCGAATGGCACAGTCGGTGGAGTTGGGGAGTCGTGAAGTATGCAGATCTCGGTGGAGTCGGATGTCGGCGAGCTGTTGACGAGGTGGGGGGCGGGGCGTTCGCGGATTGGACGAGAGCGGACGGAGAGCCTCCGGGACGCGGGGCGGAATGTGCTTTCGCGGGTCATTGCTGATCATCCGGTTGATACGGGGCGTTCGCGAGCGGGCTGGGAGGCGGCTGAGCAGATGCTGGGGTCTGGCGGAGCTGGCCAGGGCGAAGGGATGGCGTCGGCTTATGACGAAGGGGAGCGGAGTCGACTCGAGGCGGCGAACTTCGTGGAGTATGAAGTCTTCCTGGAGTACGGGGCGCGGGGACGGCCGGGGCGAGCGATGGTGCGTCGGGCGTTGGAGGGATCTCGGTTGGAGGCGGCTCGGAAGGTGTTGGATGGAGTGGTGCGGGCGATGACTTCGGGCGGCGGGGTCTGAACGGGAGATGAGTCGCTGGTGGGGCTGCGGACAAGGCGGGCGGTCAATTGAGTTGGTGGCGTATGTGAGCGACTTCGTGTGACTTCGTCACCCAGACGTACGCGTCTGGGCCAGACTGGGGTGGATGCACCATGTGGTGGGATACGCCTGCGGCTATGTCAGTCTACGGGAGTTGATGTGATTTGAGCATGCCCAGGCGAGCGTGGGCATGACACCCGTTCTGGGAGAGTCGTTTGGGCGGGTGAGAGCCGGGGCTGTGGGGGGATGATGTTGATGGTTGAGAGTCGGGATCTGTTGCAGAGTTTGATGGGGTTCTGGGAGGAGACGTTCGCGGGTGGGTGTCCGTCGATTTATCCCGGGATGAAGTGCGACTTTACTTCGGAGTCATCCTGGGTGGAGTTGCAGGTGCCGAGTTCTCTGGAGTTGCCGAGTACGCGTGTGGGATTGAAGTCGATGCGGTTTCTCCTCGATGTGCATTGCTTTGCGAAACGCGGGACGGATTTGAAAACGATGCCGGGGCTGGTGGATGCGACTCGTGATGCGATTTCGCGGCGGGTGTGGGCGGTGCGGGACTTTGCGGACGTGGCGAAGCCGGCGGTCGGCTATGCCCGGATGGGTGATGTCGAGGTGCGGGATCTTTCGAGGATTGAGCAGCGGGTGCTGGGGAGCGAGCTTCAGCATGTGCTGGTGAGTGCTCGGGGAATCGCACAG is a genomic window of Rubinisphaera margarita containing:
- a CDS encoding phage major capsid protein, encoding MRGQNLRELVESLGAEAFYGKACSLLNEGELTVDDFSYYELADACQVLPRLRSVQESLQGQPVSAALLRESNPGVGTTLFQVMSGELIGRKVLEGYENDDGFIGDKLVTVVRSSLRNQKLVGFRALAGPTEVPEGHPYEESTFEEKYVTTAEAKQGRILSINEELIAFDQSGEINRRAMALGHYLRQERERTIVRGVTDADAGQGKYVYRPSGSGASLYATDGSRRNWVGVGNTTSPDFDAAVPLVDWTDIEEVLHYRATQVRDDRIDGTSRPVIAPAKYVLVPEALRGTARGIVHATEVRQVTADGEMSVANPFGGMLDVLSSPFIDEQGGAAASDWYVGDFARQFVWTEIWPVQTFLQRSESEAAFERDVVLRVKARYFGGISAVDTAYVTKVDGE